From a single Nicotiana tabacum cultivar K326 chromosome 8, ASM71507v2, whole genome shotgun sequence genomic region:
- the LOC107785546 gene encoding heavy metal-associated isoprenylated plant protein 16-like, which yields MKQKVVIRLSMNGNDQKSRSKAFKIAVSQPGVESAAIQGGEKNQLEVEGEQIDAVTLTKLLRKKLKQAELLSVGPVEKKDGDKKEGPKMEVAMTQWPSYNYPYYVVPQFSVYEVRDSYQPCCSIM from the exons ATGAAG CAAAAGGTTGTTATTAGGTTATCCATGAATGGAAATGATCAGAAATCGCGGTCCAAGGCCTTCAAAATTGCCGTTTCTCAGCCAG GTGTAGAATCAGCAGCTATACAAGGGGGAGAAAAGAATCAGTTAGAAGTGGAGGGAGAGCAGATTGATGCAGTGACCCTAACCAAATTGCTTAGAAAGAAATTGAAGCAAGCAGAGCTGTTGAGTGTTGGCCCTGTTGAGAAGAAAGATGGTGACAAAAAAGAGGGTCCAAAAATGGAAGTTGCCATGACACAGTGGCCATCCTATAACTACCCTTATTACGTTGTTCCTCAATTTTCAGTTTATGAAGTTAGAGATTCATATCAACCATGCTGCTCCATTATGTGA